From the Thermococcus sp. 18S1 genome, one window contains:
- a CDS encoding PEGA domain-containing protein, whose amino-acid sequence MGKALPVLLVLILVASTSGVGAFEFELDGLMDESYVIDLTEINGTIYALAAASSSGYACNGYVSLITISEDGKLQNWTLLPNISTDVELWPWFGMERVRNTLLLAGSGCNSMNPKIVQSWHVFVNGSFGYRGTAHAGLLASPVVLNDTVYSLVFHPLLGSSLVILGTGLPKELIAFPNLTLSSLATDGRLIYAGGVDRNGSTILLEVSPKGRPVRALRFPITATGDAVVRVAYVEEPILLIGMLNGTYMIQPWEGRAVFFEGVSLFDVETNGDDLLLVGVKGSRGAVVKVHGDKALLYTGERLLVTISGDILGGGGNGTMYVATLDRFLSQSKASEIRVLSLNVTSEIVTPKILRGLGNIGVGLRGKLRRAEGTLEIWPNPLDANVYINGEHVGNGSVKVTLPAGVYNLTAVAYNWPAYRYEGTVRVVPGKTIFVEAPLEWYRGWLLVGGTPYATVYVDGEAMKNIPANSTANITVDAGNHTVRVRLDGYRDFVTNITVEPFHTVHLNVTLEPVAVLYLISNVPGTKVYINGTYYGEIRNNELRIELPPGEYLLTAGRWGYLNYTEKLNLTAPSITLGEIRLRPAFGFLNVTSDPPGATVIVDGKNRGKTPLFISILQGTHELEVVKEGYEAYTANVTVLAERQRIVRVSLRHKSRMHIIITAFAIGAGVVLLALYITKGKKLRHHP is encoded by the coding sequence ATGGGAAAGGCTCTCCCGGTTCTGCTGGTACTCATCCTCGTAGCTTCCACCAGCGGAGTAGGGGCCTTTGAATTTGAACTCGATGGTCTAATGGACGAATCCTATGTGATCGACCTGACGGAAATAAACGGCACGATATACGCGCTTGCGGCGGCATCCAGCTCGGGTTACGCCTGCAACGGCTATGTAAGCCTCATCACCATATCAGAGGATGGCAAACTTCAGAACTGGACGCTCCTGCCGAACATCAGCACCGACGTTGAGCTGTGGCCCTGGTTTGGGATGGAGAGGGTCAGGAACACGCTCCTCCTTGCAGGCTCGGGATGTAACAGCATGAACCCGAAAATCGTTCAGTCGTGGCACGTCTTCGTAAACGGTTCTTTCGGATACCGGGGAACCGCCCACGCGGGACTGCTGGCAAGCCCCGTGGTGCTCAACGACACCGTTTACTCACTAGTCTTCCACCCGCTACTCGGGTCCTCCCTCGTGATTCTGGGCACAGGACTTCCCAAGGAACTCATAGCGTTTCCCAATCTCACACTCTCATCCCTTGCCACCGACGGCCGGCTCATATACGCTGGGGGTGTTGATCGAAACGGTTCCACCATACTTCTCGAAGTGTCCCCAAAGGGGCGTCCAGTAAGGGCCCTCCGCTTTCCTATCACCGCCACAGGGGACGCGGTTGTAAGGGTGGCCTATGTGGAGGAGCCCATCCTCCTGATTGGAATGTTAAACGGCACGTACATGATCCAGCCCTGGGAAGGAAGGGCGGTCTTTTTTGAGGGGGTAAGCCTCTTCGATGTGGAAACAAACGGTGATGACCTCCTGCTCGTCGGGGTTAAAGGCTCCAGAGGGGCCGTTGTGAAGGTCCATGGGGACAAAGCACTCCTCTACACGGGGGAAAGGCTGCTGGTAACAATATCTGGGGACATTCTCGGAGGTGGCGGAAACGGAACTATGTACGTGGCCACTCTGGACAGATTCCTGTCCCAATCGAAAGCCTCGGAAATCAGGGTTCTTAGTTTAAACGTGACTTCTGAGATTGTAACTCCCAAAATCCTGCGTGGACTCGGGAACATCGGGGTCGGGTTGCGTGGAAAGCTCAGGAGGGCGGAGGGCACCCTCGAGATATGGCCCAATCCCCTCGATGCCAATGTCTACATCAACGGGGAGCATGTGGGCAACGGTTCGGTGAAAGTCACCCTTCCCGCGGGCGTTTATAACCTCACCGCGGTCGCGTACAACTGGCCCGCCTACCGCTATGAGGGGACGGTGAGGGTTGTCCCCGGAAAGACGATCTTCGTTGAGGCTCCACTTGAGTGGTACCGAGGCTGGCTTCTTGTGGGCGGAACCCCTTACGCCACGGTCTACGTTGATGGGGAGGCCATGAAGAACATCCCCGCCAATTCAACGGCAAACATCACCGTGGATGCAGGCAACCACACGGTAAGGGTACGGCTTGACGGCTATCGGGATTTCGTAACGAACATCACCGTTGAGCCCTTTCACACGGTCCATCTAAACGTCACCCTCGAGCCCGTGGCCGTGCTGTACCTCATCTCAAACGTCCCGGGAACGAAGGTTTACATCAACGGCACCTACTACGGAGAGATAAGGAACAACGAGCTGAGGATCGAACTGCCGCCTGGAGAATACCTCCTAACGGCGGGAAGATGGGGGTACCTCAACTACACCGAAAAGCTCAACCTAACTGCCCCGTCCATAACCCTGGGGGAAATACGCCTGAGGCCCGCCTTTGGTTTCCTCAACGTTACCAGCGACCCCCCAGGTGCGACCGTGATAGTCGATGGAAAGAACAGGGGTAAAACGCCCCTCTTCATAAGCATACTCCAGGGAACCCACGAGCTCGAAGTGGTCAAAGAGGGCTACGAGGCTTACACCGCCAACGTCACAGTGTTGGCAGAAAGACAGAGGATAGTCAGGGTAAGCCTGAGACACAAATCCCGGATGCACATAATCATTACGGCGTTTGCCATTGGAGCAGGTGTGGTTCTGCTGGCACTCTACATCACGAAAGGGAAGAAGCTGCGCCACCACCCTTGA